From one Syngnathoides biaculeatus isolate LvHL_M chromosome 12, ASM1980259v1, whole genome shotgun sequence genomic stretch:
- the socs5b gene encoding suppressor of cytokine signaling 5b codes for MWSNLKSKCQTLFHSNSSGAIDSRNEADAVHCVVDLSQGGSSGAAQASEVSPSSSSLLPVPMVTVGRRHHNCVSNTPQIVEITIDKETEDVGGGSGGVPLARRDSYSRHAPWGGKKKHSCSTKTQSSLEVDRRSGRLRGSGNRRDRRYGACSIQEMSDSLSGGRSLNGRSLRQRLSDTVGLCLPLPANRRSTKNPVISKRKIHLTELMLETCPFPPGSDLAHKWHLIKQHTAPVSPHSSTALLDAFEPAHPAPEDEEERLRERRRLSIEEGVDPPPNAQIHTLEAAVPGSSVYKLGPKMAPGMGDAPGDGRASGSGASSSLGGSTSGACGQVLAPAASALDTDSEEDSTMLCLQARRPKQRHASGEGHLSRQQPGPWKVHTQIDYIHCLVPDLLQITSMPCYWGVMDRYEAESLLDGRPEGTFLLRDSAQEDYLFSVSFRRYNRSLHARIEQWNHNFSFDAHDPCVFHSSTVTGLLEHYKDPSACMFFEPLLTAPLHRTFPFSLQHLARAAICRWTTYDGIGSLPLPLALQDFLKEYHYKQKVRVRWLEREPPLKMK; via the coding sequence ATGTGGAGTAACTTGAAAAGCAAATGCCAAACTCTTTTTCACAGCAACAGTTCAGGAGCCATTGATAGCAGGAATGAGGCAGATGCCGTCCACTGTGTGGTGGATCTCAGCCAGGGAGGGAGCTCAGGTGCGGCTCAGGCATCAGAAGTCTCCCCTTCATCCAGTAGCCTCCTTCCAGTGCCAATGGTAACTGTAGGGCGTCGTCATCACAACTGTGTCTCAAACACCCCTCAGATAGTTGAGATCACGATTGACAAGGAGACAGAAGATGTAGGTGGTGGATCAGGGGGTGTGCCCTTGGCTCGCAGAGACTCTTATTCTCGTCATGCTCCGTGGGGGGGCAAGAAAAAACACTCGTGTTCCACAAAAACCCAAAGTTCTTTAGAGGTTGATAGGCGTTCTGGGCGCCTGCGAGGAAGTGGAAACCGGAGAGATCGGCGTTATGGCGCGTGTTCCATCCAGGAGATGAGCGACTCTTTGTCTGGAGGACGCAGTTTGAATGGTCGGTCGTTACGTCAGCGACTAAGCGATACCGTGGGCCTCTGCTTACCACTGCCTGCTAACAGACGGTCTACGAAAAACCCTGTTATTTCCAAACGAAAGATTCACCTCACAGAGCTCATGCTGGAGACCTGCCCCTTTCCACCAGGCTCAGACCTTGCCCACAAGTGGCATTTGATCAAGCAGCACACAGCGCCAGTCAGCCCACATTCCTCCACTGCCCTGTTAGATGCTTTTGAGCCAGCGCACCCAGCTCCTGAGGACGAGGAGGAACGTCTGCGCGAGCGCCGCAGACTTAGCATTGAGGAAGGTGTGGACCCACCGCCTAATGCACAGATTCACACCCTCGAAGCGGCTGTGCCAGGCTCATCTGTCTACAAACTGGGACCAAAGATGGCTCCTGGCATGGGGGATGCCCCCGGTGATGGCCGAGCCTCAGGATCAGGAGCTTCTAGTTCTTTGGGAGGTTCAACATCGGGGGCCTGTGGACAGGTGTTGGCGCCTGCTGCTTCAGCCCTGGACACTGACTCAGAGGAGGACTCGACAATGCTCTGTCTACAGGCTCGGAGACCGAAGCAAAGGCACGCCTCTGGGGAAGGTCACCTGAGCAGACAGCAACCTGGGCCCTGGAAGGTTCACACCCAAATAGACTACATCCATTGCCTTGTGCCAGATTTATTGCAGATCACATCCATGCCGTGCTACTGGGGTGTAATGGACCGCTACGAGGCTGAGTCACTGCTGGACGGACGTCCGGAGGGCACCTTCCTGCTCCGTGATTCGGCTCAAGAGGACTACCTTTTCTCTGTCAGCTTCCGCCGTTATAACCGCTCACTGCATGCCCGCATTGAACAATGGAACCACAATTTCAGTTTTGATGCACACGATCCCTGTGTTTTCCACTCTTCCacggtcacgggactgctggaacACTACAAGGACCCGAGcgcctgcatgttttttgaaccTCTGCTCACAGCGCCTCTCCATCGGACATTTCCCTTCAGCCTGCAGCACCTTGCACGGGCAGCCATCTGCCGCTGGACCACTTACGATGGGATAGGCTCTCTCCCGTTGCCCCTTGCCTTGCAGGACTTCCTCAAGGAGTATCACTATAAACAGAAAGTTCGAGTTCGCTGGCTGGAAAGGGAGCCGCCGCTAAAAATGAAATAG